In a single window of the Anaerocolumna cellulosilytica genome:
- a CDS encoding nitroreductase family protein, with protein MKEIFNRRSIRKFTNKPVEKEKIEKLLRAAMQAPSAANQQPWEFIVVEGEEALKELAQTSPYAKPVESSGVTFVLLADTRTYRVPSAWQQDMSAAAQNLLLEAVHLDLGGVWLGVSTSQEIADNVSKFYALPEYIVPFALLAVGYPNEQENVFVDRYVPEKIHYGAWS; from the coding sequence ATGAAAGAAATATTCAACCGCAGAAGTATTAGAAAGTTTACTAATAAACCAGTGGAAAAAGAAAAAATTGAAAAGCTGTTAAGAGCTGCAATGCAGGCCCCCTCCGCAGCCAATCAGCAGCCATGGGAATTCATTGTTGTAGAAGGAGAAGAAGCACTGAAGGAATTAGCACAGACCTCTCCATATGCCAAGCCCGTAGAAAGCTCCGGTGTGACCTTTGTTCTTTTAGCAGATACAAGGACTTACCGGGTTCCCTCCGCTTGGCAGCAGGATATGAGTGCAGCAGCACAGAATCTGTTACTGGAAGCAGTGCATCTGGATTTAGGAGGGGTATGGCTTGGAGTTTCTACCAGCCAGGAGATAGCGGATAATGTAAGTAAATTCTATGCACTTCCGGAGTATATTGTACCGTTTGCATTACTAGCAGTAGGCTATCCTAACGAACAGGAAAATGTTTTTGTAGATCGTTATGTACCGGAAAAAATACATTACGGAGCATGGAGTTAA
- a CDS encoding putative quinol monooxygenase: MIAVVAKNYVKAEKIEEFLQIAKDLVNATNKLDEGCISYELYKDPKEANVYTILEQWESYQALESHTKAKHFTDCIPKLGELMEKPGETKIYEKLV, encoded by the coding sequence ATGATAGCAGTAGTAGCAAAGAATTATGTGAAAGCAGAAAAGATAGAAGAATTTTTACAGATAGCAAAGGATTTAGTAAACGCCACTAACAAACTAGATGAAGGATGTATTTCTTATGAGTTATATAAAGACCCGAAGGAGGCTAATGTATACACGATATTAGAACAATGGGAAAGCTATCAGGCACTGGAAAGTCATACGAAGGCGAAACATTTTACAGATTGTATTCCTAAACTGGGTGAACTTATGGAAAAACCTGGTGAAACAAAAATATATGAAAAATTAGTATAA
- a CDS encoding metal-dependent transcriptional regulator, with amino-acid sequence MGIKMEKLTFTMENYLEAIYELATDGSGARVSDIAERLGVTKASTNSAMATLSEKGLITNEKYKEIFLTEKGLEQAKFTSRKHHVIRKFFIDILQIEQAIADEDACAIEHVISNDSIRAMEKYMNDTEQ; translated from the coding sequence ATGGGTATTAAAATGGAAAAATTGACATTTACAATGGAAAATTATCTGGAAGCAATTTATGAATTAGCAACGGATGGATCCGGTGCGAGAGTTTCTGACATTGCTGAAAGACTGGGCGTTACAAAAGCAAGCACTAACAGTGCTATGGCTACCCTTTCCGAAAAAGGGCTGATTACAAATGAAAAATATAAGGAAATATTCCTAACTGAAAAAGGGCTGGAACAAGCAAAATTCACATCAAGAAAACACCATGTTATACGTAAGTTTTTTATAGATATATTACAAATCGAACAAGCTATTGCCGATGAAGATGCCTGTGCCATTGAACATGTAATCAGTAATGATTCCATTCGGGCAATGGAAAAATATATGAATGATACGGAGCAGTAA
- a CDS encoding GNAT family N-acetyltransferase has protein sequence MIIREAKPAEIRQLLVEGHKCWHKGRSLEKYSADNRKEEEYGTRYVAEVDGQVVSSLILLRFGEIITCPAYGIGSVLTMPGFKKKGYASELIKAVLQQLDSKKALVFLYSEINPLFYDRLGFHKLPDRLQRNTACSCMVLCQEEAGEFLIKAELKDIPDYF, from the coding sequence ATGATAATACGAGAAGCTAAGCCTGCGGAAATCAGACAACTATTAGTAGAAGGTCACAAATGTTGGCATAAGGGAAGAAGCTTAGAAAAGTATTCTGCGGACAATCGAAAAGAAGAGGAGTATGGAACCAGATATGTTGCAGAGGTTGACGGGCAAGTTGTAAGTTCACTGATACTGTTAAGATTTGGTGAAATCATTACATGTCCGGCTTACGGAATCGGATCGGTATTAACAATGCCTGGCTTTAAAAAGAAGGGGTATGCCAGTGAGCTAATAAAGGCTGTTCTGCAACAGTTAGACTCAAAGAAAGCGTTGGTTTTTTTGTATTCTGAAATCAATCCGTTATTTTATGACAGGCTGGGATTTCATAAATTACCGGACAGACTTCAGAGAAATACCGCCTGTTCCTGCATGGTGTTATGTCAGGAGGAGGCAGGGGAATTCTTAATAAAAGCGGAGCTTAAGGACATACCAGATTACTTTTAA
- a CDS encoding ABC transporter ATP-binding protein: MKICIRLLKEARNYWIYIFLGMTAVIISTLLNLYAPWVLRRLTELATNNDPDIARQSLKMGLTLLGVYALSAFCSFLRGYLTHYGAYHYVADLRTKLYHKMQSLSMGYFNDKQTGQLVSRVVSDVVNTELLIAHAVPDLIVNVLTFVGVAIMLFTINVKLALISLVTIPFLMAANAGYSKLVLPLWRKNSSALGDLSGAVQENLSAVKEIQAFNQQTHETDKISNLAGLHTKAFLHATKTGEIFYPLITFFSSVGSVGIIIYGGYLASTGQVSIADIVGFIMYLGLFYQPITSLATVNDQLHNAIAGCERVYEIMDEVPDVKETAKPKTLKKVTGKIEFKNLSFHYNPEIPLLKNIDLMIEQGQTIALVGTTGVGKTTISSLLNRFYDPVSGSILIDNIDIREVSLTSLRDNISMVLQDTFLFSGTVYDNIAYGSKTATKKDVIAAAKAANAHEFILSLEKGYDTFVGERGVRLSGGQKQRISIARAILRNSPILILDEATSSLDVKTEREIQKALEQLSKNRTTLVIAHRLSTIRSADKILVLDSGGIAEQGTHEELLQKNGIYTKLYSMQAS; encoded by the coding sequence TTGAAAATATGTATACGCCTATTAAAGGAAGCCAGAAACTATTGGATCTATATCTTCTTAGGCATGACCGCTGTCATTATATCCACGCTTCTAAACCTTTATGCTCCCTGGGTACTGCGAAGACTGACTGAGCTTGCTACTAACAATGATCCGGATATTGCAAGGCAGTCTCTTAAGATGGGACTTACCTTACTAGGAGTTTATGCCCTGAGTGCCTTTTGCAGCTTTTTGAGAGGATATTTAACCCATTATGGAGCATATCATTATGTAGCAGACTTGCGTACAAAACTGTATCATAAGATGCAAAGCTTATCTATGGGTTACTTCAATGATAAACAGACTGGACAGCTGGTAAGCAGAGTTGTCAGTGATGTCGTAAATACAGAGTTATTAATAGCACATGCTGTTCCTGACTTAATCGTTAATGTACTGACCTTTGTCGGTGTTGCCATTATGCTTTTTACCATTAATGTTAAACTTGCATTAATCAGTTTAGTAACAATTCCCTTCCTTATGGCAGCCAATGCCGGCTATTCCAAGCTGGTACTCCCCCTATGGCGTAAGAATTCTTCCGCTCTGGGAGATTTAAGCGGTGCCGTTCAGGAAAATTTATCAGCTGTAAAAGAAATCCAAGCCTTTAACCAACAGACTCATGAAACCGATAAAATCAGCAATCTTGCCGGTCTTCATACCAAAGCCTTTTTACATGCCACCAAAACCGGAGAAATATTTTATCCTCTTATTACCTTCTTTAGTTCTGTTGGTTCTGTTGGTATCATAATATACGGTGGTTATCTTGCTTCTACCGGCCAGGTATCCATTGCGGACATTGTTGGCTTTATTATGTATTTGGGCTTATTCTACCAGCCTATAACCAGTCTTGCTACCGTAAATGACCAGCTGCACAATGCAATAGCCGGCTGTGAACGTGTTTATGAGATTATGGATGAAGTCCCGGATGTGAAAGAGACTGCAAAACCAAAGACCTTAAAAAAAGTTACTGGAAAAATTGAGTTTAAGAACCTATCCTTCCATTATAACCCTGAGATTCCCTTGTTAAAGAATATAGATTTAATGATTGAACAGGGTCAGACCATTGCCCTGGTTGGAACAACCGGTGTCGGAAAGACTACTATCAGCAGTCTGTTAAACCGCTTTTATGACCCTGTGTCCGGTTCCATTCTAATTGATAATATAGATATTCGAGAAGTCTCTTTAACTAGTCTTCGTGATAATATAAGTATGGTTTTACAAGATACCTTTTTATTTAGTGGCACTGTCTATGACAATATCGCCTATGGGTCTAAAACAGCCACTAAAAAAGATGTTATAGCTGCCGCAAAAGCTGCAAATGCCCATGAATTTATCCTTTCTTTGGAAAAAGGTTATGATACTTTTGTTGGTGAACGAGGCGTTAGATTATCCGGAGGACAAAAGCAGAGAATTTCCATTGCCAGAGCAATTCTAAGAAATTCTCCGATTCTGATTCTTGATGAAGCTACCTCCTCACTGGATGTAAAGACAGAACGTGAAATACAAAAAGCTTTGGAACAACTTAGTAAAAACCGTACAACCCTCGTTATCGCCCATCGACTTTCCACAATACGTTCAGCGGACAAAATCCTGGTACTGGATTCCGGCGGAATTGCAGAACAAGGAACACACGAAGAATTGTTACAAAAAAACGGTATTTATACCAAGTTATACTCTATGCAGGCCTCATAA
- a CDS encoding ABC transporter ATP-binding protein codes for MNSITTQSLAIAYEDALIVKNLDMQIPHKKITSIIGPNGCGKSTVLKAVGRILKPKKGLVYLSGEDINTLSTKEVAKKMAILPQTPTAPSGLTISELVAYGRFPHQKGFGKLTAEDKEIVSWALKVTNLSDMEHREVDTLSGGQRQRVWIAMALAQQTDLILLDEPTTYLDLSHQLEVLNLLYNLNKEQGCTIAMVLHDLNLAARFSDYMVAIRSGDIISHGTPTDVMTKDVLKKTFNIDAEISHDPRTGRPICITYDLIKGAS; via the coding sequence ATGAACAGTATAACCACACAAAGCCTTGCCATCGCTTATGAAGATGCACTGATTGTAAAAAATCTAGATATGCAGATTCCTCATAAAAAAATCACTTCCATTATTGGCCCTAACGGTTGTGGAAAATCTACCGTATTAAAGGCTGTCGGACGTATTTTGAAGCCAAAGAAAGGGTTAGTCTATCTAAGCGGTGAGGATATTAACACTCTTTCTACAAAAGAAGTAGCCAAAAAAATGGCCATCCTGCCTCAGACGCCTACTGCCCCAAGCGGTTTAACCATCAGTGAACTGGTCGCCTATGGAAGATTCCCTCATCAAAAAGGCTTCGGCAAGCTTACCGCAGAAGATAAGGAGATCGTATCCTGGGCTTTGAAAGTAACAAATCTATCTGACATGGAACATAGAGAAGTTGATACATTATCAGGCGGACAGCGACAAAGGGTCTGGATTGCTATGGCTTTAGCTCAGCAGACCGACTTAATCCTCTTGGATGAACCGACCACTTACCTTGATTTGTCCCATCAATTAGAGGTTTTAAACTTACTTTATAATTTGAATAAAGAACAGGGCTGTACGATTGCCATGGTACTTCACGACTTAAATCTGGCTGCCAGATTCTCAGACTACATGGTTGCTATTCGTAGCGGCGATATAATCAGTCATGGTACACCTACTGATGTCATGACAAAGGACGTATTAAAAAAGACCTTTAATATTGATGCTGAAATATCCCATGATCCCCGCACCGGAAGACCAATTTGTATCACCTATGATTTAATAAAGGGGGCAAGTTAA
- a CDS encoding FecCD family ABC transporter permease: MSKQRFTTKKGIGILFLMLLLFIVIAIISINSGKMNLSPREVFQVFLGKGTDKQNLIVFDFRLPRIVLGLLVGIGMGVSGCIMQSLLKNDMASPGTLGISSGSGLFVLVFIAIFSTKGISSAFILPLLAFAGGVTAAALIFLLSYRKGRDISPTGLILTGVAAGSGYNALSLLITLKLDRNQMEFAQRWSAGDLWGDDWKYIALLAPWTLVLFLYVFYKSRSLNTINLGNQTATGLGLAVKKEFIFLTLAAVALSSGSVALGGNFFFVGMISPHLARRLVGPNHKLLLPAAALTGSVIVILADTITRTISFGADIPTGIIITVLSTPYFLYLLMKS, from the coding sequence ATGAGTAAACAACGATTTACAACAAAAAAAGGAATCGGAATCCTGTTCCTTATGCTTTTGTTATTTATAGTAATTGCAATTATAAGTATTAATTCTGGTAAGATGAATCTTTCACCCAGAGAAGTGTTTCAGGTATTCCTTGGAAAAGGCACTGATAAGCAGAATCTCATTGTATTTGACTTCCGGTTGCCAAGAATCGTTCTTGGTCTGCTGGTTGGCATAGGAATGGGTGTCTCCGGCTGTATCATGCAGAGCTTATTAAAAAATGATATGGCAAGTCCTGGTACCCTTGGCATAAGCTCCGGCTCAGGTCTGTTTGTACTGGTGTTCATTGCCATCTTTTCTACTAAGGGTATTTCCTCCGCATTTATTCTTCCACTCTTAGCTTTTGCTGGGGGCGTTACTGCGGCGGCACTTATCTTTCTTTTGTCTTACCGCAAAGGAAGGGATATTTCTCCTACCGGTCTCATCCTAACCGGTGTTGCAGCAGGCAGTGGCTATAATGCCCTGTCCTTATTAATTACTTTAAAACTTGACCGGAATCAGATGGAATTTGCACAACGCTGGAGTGCCGGAGATTTGTGGGGGGATGATTGGAAATACATAGCCCTATTAGCTCCCTGGACCTTAGTTTTGTTCTTATATGTATTTTACAAATCCAGGTCCTTAAATACCATTAATCTAGGTAACCAAACCGCTACCGGTCTAGGGCTGGCTGTTAAAAAAGAGTTTATCTTCTTAACCTTGGCGGCCGTTGCTTTATCCTCCGGCAGTGTTGCTTTAGGCGGTAATTTCTTTTTTGTAGGTATGATAAGTCCGCATTTAGCCCGTCGATTGGTTGGCCCCAATCACAAACTGCTGCTTCCTGCTGCCGCATTAACCGGCTCCGTAATTGTAATCTTAGCGGATACTATAACTCGTACCATCAGTTTTGGTGCCGACATTCCAACCGGTATAATTATAACAGTCTTAAGTACACCCTACTTTTTATATCTACTGATGAAATCATAA
- the zupT gene encoding zinc transporter ZupT gives MENVFLAFALTLFAGLSTGIGSALAFFTKKSNTKFLSVSLGFSAGVMIYVSMIEIYTKAKDSLSIELGDKPGAWVTAIAFFAGMLLIAIIDKLIPSHENPHEVHKVEDMEPHESNKKLLRMGVFTALAIAIHNFPEGLATFISALQEPSIAIPIAVAIAIHNIPEGIAVSVPVYYATGSKKKAFLYSFLSGLSEPVGALVGYLVLMPFINNITFGIVFALVAGIMVFISLDELLPSAREYGEHHLSIYGLVAGMAVMAVSLLLL, from the coding sequence ATGGAAAATGTATTTTTGGCTTTTGCATTGACTTTATTCGCTGGATTAAGCACTGGAATCGGTAGTGCACTGGCTTTCTTTACTAAGAAAAGCAATACAAAATTTTTGTCTGTAAGCTTGGGTTTTTCAGCCGGTGTTATGATATATGTATCCATGATAGAAATTTATACGAAAGCAAAAGATTCTTTAAGTATAGAACTAGGTGACAAGCCCGGTGCCTGGGTAACAGCCATCGCTTTTTTTGCCGGCATGCTGTTGATTGCTATCATAGATAAACTGATTCCCAGCCATGAAAATCCTCATGAAGTTCATAAGGTAGAGGATATGGAACCTCATGAAAGTAATAAAAAGCTTCTGCGTATGGGTGTTTTTACAGCCCTTGCCATTGCTATCCACAACTTTCCGGAGGGTCTTGCTACTTTTATCTCGGCATTACAGGAGCCCTCTATAGCTATTCCCATTGCGGTTGCAATCGCTATACATAATATTCCTGAAGGAATTGCCGTATCAGTACCGGTATATTATGCTACCGGCAGTAAGAAGAAGGCCTTCTTATATTCCTTTTTGTCCGGTCTTTCAGAACCGGTGGGCGCTCTTGTGGGATATTTAGTGTTAATGCCTTTTATTAATAACATTACCTTTGGAATTGTTTTTGCTCTGGTTGCTGGAATTATGGTATTTATATCACTGGATGAACTGCTCCCCTCTGCCAGAGAATACGGTGAACATCATCTCTCCATCTACGGCCTGGTTGCCGGTATGGCAGTTATGGCAGTCAGTTTATTACTTTTATAA
- a CDS encoding MarR family winged helix-turn-helix transcriptional regulator, whose product MNDKQQLNNCLFFSSCKLSREAGRIADKEFKSTGLPPSHAFLVSIVNHEDGIHQKKLGELLHITPSTMTRFIEKLAEKELVKPVAEGKSVYIYATKKGRNLQKEIDLARERLCSIYAKALTEEERETLHNLLAKLLNSLSS is encoded by the coding sequence ATGAATGATAAGCAACAATTGAATAACTGTTTATTCTTTTCCTCCTGTAAGTTATCCAGAGAGGCCGGAAGAATAGCGGATAAAGAATTTAAAAGTACCGGGTTACCCCCCAGCCATGCTTTTCTGGTCAGCATTGTAAATCATGAGGATGGAATTCACCAAAAAAAATTAGGCGAATTACTTCATATAACGCCGTCCACCATGACCAGATTTATAGAGAAACTGGCAGAGAAAGAACTTGTAAAGCCTGTTGCAGAGGGAAAGAGTGTTTATATTTATGCTACAAAGAAGGGCAGAAATCTGCAAAAGGAAATTGATTTAGCCAGAGAGAGACTGTGTAGTATTTATGCGAAGGCTTTGACGGAAGAGGAAAGAGAAACACTGCATAATCTGTTAGCAAAGTTACTGAATAGTTTATCCTCTTAA
- a CDS encoding helix-turn-helix transcriptional regulator: protein MNTTISPATGPIGLHSMAVQMGFIPRPFGNGIIYDLPRQLGDGWLTHFHIEDGFFVSSVWFTPFVDLTYTFSGADTFLWILGIDTGDIVISRQGKSVKHCTSRIHFIPHTGKNLRITFPAGIHVCFTSLMLTESVWSDRDGFFRGLMDISIEKIKNWKEEIYNTEDILLLLEQVKWAARNGRQPLSYYRFKVGELFSFIETNLNNVWLHNQNRRYHVTWENEQKIHRIKAILDLDILNPPSLEKLSMGEAISTSKLRRCFKSLFHITIMEYIHIEKMKKALLLLADDELSIKNIAALCGYESPGKFSGAFKKVHRITPREYRKVYNL, encoded by the coding sequence ATGAATACTACTATTTCTCCTGCCACCGGTCCTATCGGGCTTCACAGTATGGCTGTCCAAATGGGTTTTATTCCGCGTCCTTTTGGTAACGGCATTATTTATGATCTTCCCAGGCAACTAGGAGATGGTTGGTTAACACATTTCCATATAGAGGATGGGTTTTTTGTATCAAGTGTATGGTTCACACCTTTCGTTGATTTAACCTATACTTTTTCAGGTGCTGACACCTTTCTATGGATACTTGGCATCGATACAGGTGATATTGTCATATCAAGGCAAGGCAAGTCAGTAAAACATTGTACTTCACGGATTCATTTTATTCCCCATACCGGAAAAAATCTGCGAATCACTTTCCCTGCGGGAATACATGTCTGTTTTACCAGCCTTATGCTGACAGAATCCGTATGGTCTGACAGAGACGGTTTCTTTAGAGGTCTGATGGATATCTCTATAGAAAAAATTAAGAACTGGAAGGAAGAAATCTATAATACAGAAGATATACTGCTATTATTGGAACAGGTAAAATGGGCGGCAAGAAATGGGCGGCAGCCTCTGTCCTATTATAGATTTAAGGTAGGCGAGTTGTTCTCCTTTATTGAAACGAATCTAAATAATGTATGGCTGCATAATCAGAATAGAAGATATCATGTCACCTGGGAAAATGAGCAAAAAATACACCGTATAAAAGCAATACTAGACCTTGATATCCTAAATCCTCCTTCTTTGGAGAAGCTTTCCATGGGGGAAGCTATCAGTACGAGTAAGCTTCGAAGATGTTTTAAGAGTTTATTCCATATTACTATTATGGAGTATATTCATATTGAAAAAATGAAGAAAGCCCTTTTGCTGCTTGCAGACGATGAATTAAGTATTAAGAACATCGCCGCTTTATGTGGATATGAAAGCCCTGGAAAGTTCTCCGGTGCTTTTAAAAAAGTTCACCGTATCACTCCCAGAGAGTACCGAAAAGTGTATAATTTATAG
- a CDS encoding nitroreductase family protein: MAKIFNIPLAEVIKKRYSARTYSEKKLPQDIIDQIKDYMETLYNPFQANLKFRYLQTKGTANSEKLGTYGMIKGASEYIGVSGEKSETVLEAVGYGFEKLILYLTSLGIGTCWLGGTFKKGEFAKAMEVKEGDIFPAITPIGYAAEKKRMTESLMRKVVKADKRIPWEVIFYNENFKTPLTKEEAGTYAEILEFVRLAPSASNKQPWRIVKNKEMFHFYEKRTPGYSDKLDYDIQRLDIGIAACHFDLGVQEKDLAGEFKRLHSPVAEVPELHQYIMSWVRS, from the coding sequence ATGGCAAAAATTTTCAATATTCCATTAGCAGAGGTTATTAAAAAAAGGTACTCTGCCCGAACTTATTCTGAGAAAAAGCTGCCTCAGGATATAATAGACCAGATAAAGGATTATATGGAAACTCTATATAATCCTTTTCAGGCAAATCTTAAATTTCGGTACTTACAGACTAAGGGGACTGCTAATTCTGAAAAGTTAGGGACCTATGGAATGATTAAAGGAGCCTCAGAGTATATCGGTGTATCAGGAGAAAAATCAGAAACAGTGTTAGAAGCAGTTGGCTACGGTTTTGAAAAACTTATATTATACTTAACTTCTTTAGGTATTGGAACCTGCTGGCTGGGTGGTACTTTTAAGAAAGGTGAATTTGCCAAGGCAATGGAGGTAAAGGAGGGGGACATTTTCCCTGCAATCACACCCATTGGATATGCAGCAGAGAAAAAGAGAATGACGGAAAGTCTGATGCGCAAGGTAGTAAAAGCAGATAAGAGAATCCCCTGGGAAGTTATTTTTTATAACGAGAATTTTAAAACACCGTTAACGAAAGAGGAGGCTGGTACATATGCTGAGATTCTTGAATTTGTCAGACTTGCCCCTTCTGCTTCGAATAAGCAACCCTGGAGAATCGTAAAAAATAAGGAGATGTTTCATTTTTATGAAAAGCGCACCCCAGGCTATAGTGATAAGTTAGATTATGATATTCAAAGACTGGATATTGGAATTGCTGCATGTCACTTTGATTTAGGTGTACAGGAAAAAGATTTAGCCGGTGAATTTAAGAGACTGCATTCACCAGTGGCAGAGGTACCTGAATTACATCAATATATTATGTCTTGGGTAAGAAGTTAA
- a CDS encoding FecCD family ABC transporter permease, with the protein MPVQSQTSRKGAINFTFYMLAGLILLLLLTAASISFGAAEMKLSTAWGAIFQFNTELTEHQIIRTLRLPRTIADIMVGASLAITGAIMQGTTRNPMADSGLMGISSGSTFAMAICLAFLPGRTYGVTLLFTCIGAAVTTGITYFIASFGRRGMTPQKLVLAGISISMLFSAFSSYLAIKYNIGQALSFWTAGGTASAKWNELLIVSPIFIIGTMGAIMLSPSITVMSLGKEVAAGLGLRTKLVNTLSTLIVLALTGMSVVIVGPISFVGLIIPHIVRYLIGVDYRFIIPACGLYGALFLVGADLFGRLINKPYETPLGVIFAVVGVPYFLYLARKQRREFE; encoded by the coding sequence ATGCCCGTACAAAGCCAAACCTCTCGCAAGGGAGCCATTAATTTTACATTTTATATGCTGGCAGGTTTAATCCTGCTTCTACTGTTAACCGCTGCTTCCATTTCTTTTGGAGCTGCTGAAATGAAGCTGTCCACTGCCTGGGGCGCCATCTTTCAGTTTAATACAGAGTTAACAGAACATCAAATAATCCGTACCTTAAGACTTCCCAGAACCATTGCAGATATTATGGTCGGTGCAAGCCTTGCTATAACTGGTGCTATTATGCAGGGAACTACAAGAAATCCTATGGCAGACTCAGGACTTATGGGTATCAGCTCTGGCTCAACTTTTGCCATGGCAATCTGTCTGGCTTTCCTGCCTGGCAGAACTTACGGAGTAACCTTGCTTTTTACCTGTATCGGTGCAGCCGTAACGACAGGAATTACTTATTTTATAGCATCCTTTGGGCGAAGAGGTATGACCCCTCAGAAACTTGTCCTTGCAGGTATCTCCATATCCATGTTATTTAGTGCCTTTAGCTCATATCTGGCAATCAAATACAACATCGGCCAAGCTCTTTCCTTCTGGACTGCCGGTGGTACTGCCAGTGCTAAATGGAACGAATTACTCATTGTATCACCTATATTTATTATTGGAACTATGGGTGCGATTATGCTCTCACCATCTATTACAGTTATGAGCCTTGGAAAAGAAGTAGCTGCCGGACTCGGACTTCGGACAAAACTAGTTAATACTCTTTCTACTCTGATTGTCTTGGCCTTAACAGGTATGTCTGTTGTAATTGTAGGTCCTATCAGCTTTGTTGGTCTTATCATACCACACATAGTCCGCTATCTGATTGGTGTTGATTACCGCTTTATCATACCTGCCTGCGGATTATACGGTGCCTTATTCCTGGTTGGAGCAGACCTCTTCGGCAGGTTGATAAACAAGCCTTACGAAACTCCTCTAGGAGTTATCTTTGCAGTAGTGGGTGTTCCTTATTTCCTCTACCTTGCCAGAAAACAGAGGAGGGAATTTGAATGA
- a CDS encoding DUF3221 domain-containing protein, which yields MKRWYILFSFLLVTIFFTGCSKKMFTLSDLNMDFTEAVIKKESTGSFVPIEEEKAHEVYDKLKDISFVELSDSKDMKEALYTLTFKNMDKVVQEFQIIDNNTIAYKRHFYTAKDNLDLKYIEQLFEVTFQATVLAADTSLLVQPVEGSSELRSSDKIVVSYKDNTLYGTEGKSIPLEQLEPGDTIEIIYNGLIMESYPAQITADSVKVIKHNYHLSGLLAVIDAIYQEDAGLNSNINQIVLDLTDLTNLSEKEKEFLLTAVGYYYEVETRTGTYEELVEEGVLEESTYFEDGIIIKLNKTEFDEEKKILTCGISKWRSPLGAVGSNSVTAVYNGKGWKVTKENMWIS from the coding sequence ATGAAACGATGGTATATATTATTCAGTTTTCTGTTAGTAACTATATTTTTTACCGGATGCAGCAAAAAGATGTTTACGCTAAGTGATCTGAATATGGATTTCACAGAAGCAGTGATTAAAAAAGAAAGTACCGGTTCTTTTGTTCCTATAGAGGAAGAGAAGGCACATGAGGTATATGATAAATTAAAAGATATATCTTTTGTAGAGCTTTCTGATAGCAAAGATATGAAAGAAGCTTTGTATACTCTTACCTTCAAAAATATGGATAAGGTAGTTCAAGAGTTTCAGATTATCGATAATAATACGATTGCATATAAGAGACATTTTTATACAGCGAAAGATAACCTTGATTTAAAATATATAGAACAGCTTTTTGAAGTAACTTTTCAAGCGACTGTTTTAGCGGCGGATACTTCGTTATTAGTTCAACCGGTGGAGGGCAGCAGTGAATTAAGATCCTCTGACAAAATCGTTGTAAGTTATAAAGACAACACACTCTACGGCACCGAAGGAAAGAGTATTCCATTAGAGCAGCTGGAACCCGGAGACACCATAGAAATTATTTACAATGGTCTCATAATGGAATCGTATCCCGCTCAGATAACTGCGGACAGCGTAAAGGTAATAAAGCACAATTATCACTTAAGCGGTCTATTAGCTGTGATTGATGCTATATATCAGGAAGATGCAGGTCTAAACAGTAATATCAATCAGATTGTGTTGGATTTAACGGATTTAACGAATCTTTCAGAGAAGGAGAAAGAATTCCTATTAACAGCAGTTGGGTACTATTATGAGGTGGAAACCAGAACCGGTACGTATGAAGAACTGGTGGAGGAAGGTGTTTTAGAAGAATCAACTTACTTTGAAGATGGAATTATTATTAAACTAAATAAGACAGAATTTGATGAGGAAAAGAAGATTTTGACCTGCGGCATTTCAAAATGGAGAAGTCCTCTTGGAGCAGTTGGTTCTAATAGTGTTACTGCCGTTTATAACGGAAAAGGCTGGAAGGTAACAAAAGAAAATATGTGGATAAGTTAA